CGGACGCAGACCCCAGCCGATCGCCAGCCACACCAGCAGGGCGAGCAGCGGCAAGCCGATGACATCGGGCAGCAGGCTGCGCAGCGTGATGCGGCCGACCAGCTCGCCGCGTACGTCCTGGCGTTCGCCGACCACGATCCACTGGCGGTCGCGCCCGTCGCGCAGCACGAACAGGCGCCAGTCGCCATCGTCCATCGCGACCGTGTGATAGCCGGCGAGATGCGCGCCGAGCCGGCGGGGCGCGGCGGGCGGGGGTGCTGCCCCGGCGGCGCCGGCGGAAGGCGCGTTGGGCGGCGGGTTGGGCGGCGGGTTGGGCGGCGCAGTGTGCGAAGTGATGGCCGGAGCGGCCGACGAAGCGCCCAGCAGGCGCTCGAGCGCGGCGACCGGCGCACTCGCCGAGCGCAGCAGGCTGTCGCCCTGGTCGTCGAACACCACGAAGCCGAGCTTGCTCTCGTACTCATGCCCCTGCAGGCGGGCCTCATCGCCTTCACCCACGCCCGCGCCTTCACCCTCGCCCGCCGCCGCGGTGCCGACCACCGCCTCGTCGAGCGCCTGCTGCAACGCGAGCCGCGCAGCCGGGGCCATCCCGGCCGGGATCATGCCGGCCAACAGGCGCGCCTGCTGGGCGAGTTCGGCGTCGAACAGCTCCTCGATCTCGTGGCGCGCGTCGCGATAGCTGACCAGCGAGATCGCGCTCAGACCTGCGGCGAGCAGGCCGAGCACCAGCGCCAGGGTGCGGCTGCGGATCGAGCGCATCAGGCCTTGTCCACCAGGTAACCGACGCCGCGCACGGTGCGGATCAGCTCGGGGAAGAGCTTCTTGCGCAGGTGGTGGATATGCACCTCGAGGGCGTTGCTCTCGGCCTCCTCGTCCCAGCCGTAGAGCACCTGCTGCAGGCGGTCGCGGGTGAGCACGCGGCCGGGCTGGGCGAGCAGCTCGTGCAGCAGCAGGAACTCCTTGCGCTGCAGCGCCACCGGCTGGCCGCGGTAGCTCACCTGCTGGGCGACCGGATCGAGGCTGACGTCCCGGTAGTGCAGCGCCGGCTGGGCGCGATTCACGCTGCGCCGCAGCAGCGCGCGGATGCGGGCCTTGAGCTCGTCGACGTCGAAGGGCTTGACCAGGTAGTCGTCGGCGCCGGCATCCAGCCCGGCGATGCGGTCGGCGGTGGCATCGCGCGCGGTCAGCACCAGCACCGGGATCGGGTTGGCGGCGGCGCGCAGCCGGCGCAGCACCTCGAGTCCGTCCATGCGCGGCAGGCCGAGGTCGAGAATGGCCAGGCCGAAATCCTCGTGGGTGAGCGCATGCAGCGCGCTGGCGCCGTCGCGCGCCCAGTCGACGGTGTAGTGCTCGGGCTTGAGCGCGACGCGAATGCCTTCGCCCAGCGCCTCGTCGTCCTCGACAAGCAGGATGCGCATCGGGGGTGTTCCTCCTTGGGGGTGTATTTGACGCCTTCCGGGTCCACGGTGCCAGCCTTCCACGAATCGATGCGCGCATGCTCCGCGGGGCGCCGGGCGCGGTTTCTGCGGGCAAGCTCAGCGGCGGCCACCCTCGCCCTGCGCTGCCGCAAAGCGTTTGACCGTGGGCAACTGCTTGCGCAGCGCGCGATCGACCACGCGCGGCAGCAGCCGGTTCAGGCGCACGAAGAGCTTCTCCGGCCAGCCGAGCGCACGCTCGGGCGCCTCGTCGCGCAGGGCCTGCACGATCTGCGCCGCCACCTGTTGCGGCGCGTCCATCGCCACGCCCAGCTCGGCGTTCATCGCCACCACGGCGTCGGCGTTCATCGCGGTGCGGGTGGCGCGCGGCGCCAGGTAGAGCACGCGGATGCCGCTGTCGGTCAGCTCGCGGCGCAGCGCCTCGGCGAAGCCGCGCAGCCCGAACTTGCTCGCGCTGTAGGCGCTGAAGCCGGGAAAGCCGATCGTGCCGAAGGTCGAGCCGACGAACATCAGCAGCGCGCGCCGCGGCTGTCGCAACAGCGGCAGCAGGCGGCGGGTGAGCTGCATCGGCACCAGCAGGTTCAAGGTGACTTGCTGCGCGAGCGCGGCATCGTCCTGCTGCTCGAGCAGGCCGAAGCGATTGACGCCGGCCGCATGGATCACGCAATCGACCCACCCCCAGGCCTGCGCCGCCGCAGCCACCGCGTCGAGCCCGGCAGCATCGGCGAGGTCGGCGGCGACGTGGCGCACGCGCCCCGGAAAGCGCGCCATGAGTCCGGCGGGCACGCCCGGATCCCGCCCCACCGCCAGCACCTCGGCGCCGGCCGCGCACAGCTGCTCGACCAGCGCCTGGCCAATGCCGCCGCTGGCGCCGGTCAGCAATACCTTGCAGTTCGTCAGATCCATCGCGCGCCCTTACCGTGCCAGCGGCAGGCTGCGGAACATGTCGCCGTACAGGCGGTACACCACGCGCGCGGTGTGCACCACCGCCTCGCGGTCTTCCTCAGCGTCGAGCCGGTTCATCAGGCCCTCGAAGAAGCGGATGTGCTCCTGGTCCAGGCTGCCGTGCGAGTTGAGATAGCTGAAGGCCGCCGGTGGCAACCCGAGGCTGCCGCGGATCGCGCTCGCGGCGCGGGTGGCGAGCGCGATGCTGGTGCCTTCGAGCACATTGACCATGCCGAAGAAGCTCACCGGATTGTCGCGGGCGATGCGGTCGTAGACATAGGCCACCATCAGCTCGGTCGGCAGCGCCGGCTGGCCGTGGCGCACCGTCTCGGGATCGACGCCGCAGGCAGCGAGGTCGTTGAGGATCCACTCCTGGTGGCCGAGCTCTTCCTCGATGTACTCGGCGATCGCGCTGCGCAGCCACTCGTGGCGCTCGGGCAGGCGGGCGCCGCAGGCCATCAGCAGCGGCACGGTGTGCTTGACGTGGTGGTAGGCCTCGGTGAGGAAGGCGACATAGGTGTGGCGCGGCAGCGTGCCCGTCACCGCGCGGTGCAGCACCGGGGCGGCGAGCAGGCAGTCGCGTTCGGCGGCGGTAAGGTCCTGCAGGGTCTGGAAGAAGTTCATGTCTCGATCTCGTTCTCAAGCGGAAGGAAGGGGGTGGGGTCGGCCGGGTCGGCCAGATCAGCGACGGCGGCGATGCGCGCCAGGTAGCGCTCGGCGAGCGCCGCGCGACGCAGGCGGCCGTTGGCGGTGAGCAAGCCGTTGGCGGGGGTGAAGGGCGCATCGGCGCGCAGCCAGCGTTGCACCCGGGCGTAGTCGGGGAGCACCGCGTTGGTCGCCGCGATCGCAGCGTCGACCTCGTCATCGCTGCACTCGGCACGGCGCGGAACGATCACCGCGAAATTGGCGGCGAGGGCCTCGCCATGCACCCAGGCCTGGGCGATCGGCGCCTGCTCGGCCAGCTCGGCCTCGACCCACTCCGGATTGACGTTACGCCCGAAGGCGGTGACGAACTGATGCTTCTTGCGCCCGTGCAGCACCAGGAAGCCGTCCTCGAAATGACCGAGGTCGCCGGTGGGCAGCCAGTCGCCCGTCGGCGCCGACTCGCCGAGGTAGCCGAGCATGCGCGCGCCGCGCACCTCGACCTCGCCGTCGGCGGCCAGGCGCACCGCGGCATGCGCGAGCGGACGCCCGACCGTGCCGATGCGACGCGCACCGGGCGTGTTCACGCACACCACCGAGGCGCATTCGGACAGGCCGTAGCCTTCGAAGGCCGGGATGCCGAGCGCCTCGGCGCGCCGCAGCAGGCCGGGCGCCACGCGCGCGCCGCCGACGGCGGCGAAGCGCAGGCTGGCGGGCGGCTCGGCACCCTGCTCCACCGCGGCGACCAGCGCGAGCAGCAGCTGCGGCAGCAGGATCAGGCTGTGCGGCTGGCGTGCGTGCAGCGTCCGCATGAAGCGCGCCACATCGAATCCGCTGGCACCGCTCAGGCCCAGCTCGGACTGCGGCACGACATCGACGCAGGCGCCGGCCAGGAAGGCCGCATACACCCCGCCGACGTTCTCGAGCAGGGTGGCCAGCGGCAGCACGCACAGGTGGCGTTCGACGGCGCAGGCGGTGCTGACCGCGGCCAGGCTGCGCGCCACCGCGAGCTGGGCGGCGGCGTCCAGGCACACGCCCTTGGGTTGGCCGGTGGTGCCCGAGGTATAGGTGATCTTGACGGTGCCGGTGGGCAAGGCCGGTACCGAACGCGGCGTGCGGCGGAAGATGTTCCCGACGCCCGTCTTTGCCGCGGCCCCGTCATCCGTCACGGCCGCGAAGCCCTCGACGCGCGCCGCCACCGCGGGGTCGCCGATCAGCGTGTCGATGCCGGCGCTGTCGAGCACATGGGACTGCTGCTGCGGCGAGAAGAAGCCGGGCACCGGTACGCACACCCGCCCGCTGGCGAGCAGGGCCAGATCCCAGGCCACCCAGTCGGCACCATTGTCGAGCGCCAGCGCCACGCGATGGGCACCCAGGCCATCGAGCACGGCACGCCGGGCCTCGACCTCGGCAAGCGCCTGCAATCCGCTCCATTCGCCCGCCGCAGCGCGCAGCGCAGTCCGCTCGCCATAGGCCGCGAGCGCGGTCCACAGGCCCTCAGCCGCACAGGCCATGCATCGCCTCCTGCGCGCCGAAGCGACGATAGGTGCCGGCGGTCGCCAGCGTGCGGTCCGCGCCCGGCACCTCGGCCACCATCACCTGCGGGCCGGCGTCGTAGTACGTCCCCCACTCCGCGCGCCACTGTTCGCGGTCCACGCCGAGTCGGCGCGGATCGGCCGGCGCCAGGCCATGCAGCACGATGCCGAGGCGGCGAAAGCTGTTGATCAGCGCCGGCGTGCCGGTGAAACCCGCCCAGCGCACGCCCTCGGTCGCGAGCAGGCGCGTCAGCGCGACGATCAGCAGGCGCGACAGGCCCGCGCCGCGGGCGGCCAGATTGCCGACCTCGACCACGTCGGCGCGGTCCACCGTCGTGCCGGCGCGGGTAGCGATGAGGTCCTCGATGGGTTCGTCGAGGTAATGCTCGAGGAACAGCGGCTGGATCGCCGCACTGCGGCAGCCGACCGCACCGTGCAGGCTGCCGTCGTCGGCCTCGAGCCCGAACAGGCAGGGCATGAAGTGGCGGACGCTGGCCTGGTAATGCGCGGCGAAGCGCTCACGGATGAAGTCCTGCACCGCCGCGCGGCGGGCGGCGTCCGCAGGAACGAGGTGAAGGCTGCGCGGCACCTGCGACGAGGCGGCCTCGCGTGAAGAGGGGTGGTCGAGCCACGGCAGGTCCATGCTTGTGCGATCCCGGTGATTGAGTCCGGGATCGATGCTGCAGGCGCAGGCTTAACTCGACCTTAAGCAAGCAACGGAGGCGACGCGATGCCGTGCCTCCGGGACAGCGCGGCGCCGGGCGTCGCCTCGAGGCGAGCGCCCGGCCTGGTGCGCGAACTCAGTTCTTGATCGCTTCGAGCGAGACGGTGATCGTCACTTCGTCGCCGACGTTGGGCGCGTACTTGCCGGCGTTGAACTCGCTGCGCTTGATCACGGTGCTGGCGTTGGCGCCGATGGTGTCCTTCTTCAGCATCGGGTGCGGCATGGTGACGAAGTGGCTCACCTTCAGCGTCACCGGCTTGGTCACGCCCTTGATGGTGAGCTCGCCGTCGATGGTCGCCGGCTTGTCGCCGTCGAAGGTGACCTTGGTCGACTTGAAGGTGGCGGTCGGGTATTTGGCGGTGTCGAGGAAGTCCTCGCCCTGGATGTGGCCATTGAAGGTTTCGTAGCCGGTGTTCACCGAAGTCATGTCGATGGTGATGTCGACCGCGCCGGTCTTCGCTTCCTTGTCCAGGGTGACGGTGCCGGTGGTCTTCTCGAACTTCGAGATCTGCGTCGTCAGGCCGAAGTGGCTGTACGAGAAGTTCGGGAAGGTGTGGGTGCCGTCGATGGCGTAGGTCTCGGGCGCGGCGAACGCCGAGGTGGCGGCGGCAGAGACGATCAGGGCGGCGGTGAGCTTGGCGATACGGTTCATGGGTGTGTCCTTTTGGGGTTGGGTTTAAGGGACTGAGGGGAGCTGCGTCTGACTGGATCGCCGCGACTCACTTGGCCGCAGCGGTGATGCTGAACTTGATGACCACGTCGTTGGCGACGATGTCGAAGGCCTTCCACGCGCCCTCGCCGACCGAGAAGTCGCCGCGCTGGATGGTGAGGCTGCCTTCGAATACGCCCGCCTTGCCCTGATCGGCGAAGGTGGCGGGGACGACGACATCCTTGGTCGTGCCCTTGATCGTCAGCTTGCCGGCGACCTCGTACTTGTTGCCGCCGAGGGCCTTGACCGCGGTGGACTCGAAACGCGCGGTCGGGAAGCTCGCGAAGTCGAACCAGGTCTTGCGCGCGGCCTCCTCGTCCCCCTCCTCGCTGCCGGTATCGATGCTGGCAAGCTCGATCTCGATCCTGGCCTTTGCCGCCTCCGGCGCGGCGGGGTCGAAGTGCAGCTCGCTGGCGAACTTCTTGAACGAGCCGTCCATGGACACGCCCATCTGCTGGTAGCCGAAGGCGATCCGGCTCTTGTCGGCCTGGACCTGGTTGTATTCGACGGCGTGGGCGGTGGTGGCGATGGCGAAGGTGGAGAACAGGGCGAGGGCGATGCGTTTCATGGTGTCGGTTCCTTTGGATTCGGCGAAGGGTTCGGACGGCGAGGGTCGGTCGGGGACGGGCTCAGGCGCCGCGGCGCGGCAGCATCCGGGTCAGCACGTCGTCCTTGTCGATGAGGTGGTGCTTCAGCGCCGCGCCGACGTGGGCCAGCAGCACCGCGATCAGCGCGAAGTTCAGGCTCACATGCACCGTCTGCAGCAGGTCGCCGAGCGCCTTGTCCTTGGCGAGCAGGTCGGGAAGCGGCAGCACGCCGAACCACACGGTCTGGAAGCCCTTGGCCGAGCTCATCAGCCAGCCGGAGAGCGGAATCGCCAACATCAGCGCGTACAGCAGATGATGACCGGCGTGGGCGGCGAAGCGCTCCAGCGCCGACATGTGCGCGGGCAGCGCCGGCGGCTGGTGGGTGACGCGCCAGGCCAGGCGCAGCACCACGAGCATGAACACGGTGACGCCCGCCCACTTGTGCCAGGAGTAGAGCTGCAGCTTGGTGGGCGAGAGATCGAGCCCGGTCATGTAGAAGCCGAGCCCGAGCATGCCGAAGATCAGGACGGCGATGCCCCAGTGCAGGGCCTTGGCGGTGGTGGAGTAATGCGTGCTCATGGTCGGGTGTCCTCATGCCAGGGGCACGGGCGTCGTCCGTGCGTCAGCGATGACTCCACTTTAGGCGGCCCCGCAGCGATGAAAAAGGCGACTGACGGCAAATGATCATTGCTGCAGGCGCAACAATCGCCCGCCCTGGAGTGGGATAGTCGCCATTTCCGCACCCGCCCGTGCCAGCCGCCCGAACGGGTGCCGGACAGCCTGTCCCGGCCCGCCTAACGTCCGTGCAGATCCTCGACGCCGCTGCCTGCGGCCGGCTGCGCGAGCAGCAGCTGGAGGAGCTGGGCGCGCTGAGGCGCGTCGAGGATGGCGCGTTCGGCGATCAGCTGCTCGATGATCAGGGCCTGCTGCTGCTGTTGCAGCGCGGCGATCGCCGCGCGCTCGGACTCGATGCGCGCGGTGTCGATCGGCTCCGCGAACAGCGCCTCGACCAGCGCGCTGCGGTGACGCTCGAGCTGCGCGCTGGCGGCGTCGAACTGCTGCAGGAAGGGACGCTCGGCCGCCTCCCAGCGCGCGCGCTGGGCCTCGTCCAGCCCGAGGATGCGATGCAGGGGCGGCTTGGGCGCGGGCGCCGGGGGTCGCAGACGATCGAGGGCGATCGTGCCGACCACGCCCAGGTTCAAGGCCAGCGACAGCAGCAGGGCGAGGCGAAGGGCGGTGGGCTTCATCGTGTGCTCCCGTTCGCGCCGCACGCATTGGCGCGCGGGCAGAGGTTTCCGGGGGGGACGGCGTCGAACAGGCTCATGGCGACGAGGGTCGCGCTGGGCGACGGCGGCGATACCGCCTCCTCGGCCGCC
This genomic stretch from Thauera sp. GDN1 harbors:
- a CDS encoding thermostable hemolysin, coding for MDLPWLDHPSSREAASSQVPRSLHLVPADAARRAAVQDFIRERFAAHYQASVRHFMPCLFGLEADDGSLHGAVGCRSAAIQPLFLEHYLDEPIEDLIATRAGTTVDRADVVEVGNLAARGAGLSRLLIVALTRLLATEGVRWAGFTGTPALINSFRRLGIVLHGLAPADPRRLGVDREQWRAEWGTYYDAGPQVMVAEVPGADRTLATAGTYRRFGAQEAMHGLCG
- a CDS encoding AMP-binding protein — protein: MACAAEGLWTALAAYGERTALRAAAGEWSGLQALAEVEARRAVLDGLGAHRVALALDNGADWVAWDLALLASGRVCVPVPGFFSPQQQSHVLDSAGIDTLIGDPAVAARVEGFAAVTDDGAAAKTGVGNIFRRTPRSVPALPTGTVKITYTSGTTGQPKGVCLDAAAQLAVARSLAAVSTACAVERHLCVLPLATLLENVGGVYAAFLAGACVDVVPQSELGLSGASGFDVARFMRTLHARQPHSLILLPQLLLALVAAVEQGAEPPASLRFAAVGGARVAPGLLRRAEALGIPAFEGYGLSECASVVCVNTPGARRIGTVGRPLAHAAVRLAADGEVEVRGARMLGYLGESAPTGDWLPTGDLGHFEDGFLVLHGRKKHQFVTAFGRNVNPEWVEAELAEQAPIAQAWVHGEALAANFAVIVPRRAECSDDEVDAAIAATNAVLPDYARVQRWLRADAPFTPANGLLTANGRLRRAALAERYLARIAAVADLADPADPTPFLPLENEIET
- a CDS encoding cytochrome b produces the protein MSTHYSTTAKALHWGIAVLIFGMLGLGFYMTGLDLSPTKLQLYSWHKWAGVTVFMLVVLRLAWRVTHQPPALPAHMSALERFAAHAGHHLLYALMLAIPLSGWLMSSAKGFQTVWFGVLPLPDLLAKDKALGDLLQTVHVSLNFALIAVLLAHVGAALKHHLIDKDDVLTRMLPRRGA
- a CDS encoding SDR family oxidoreductase is translated as MDLTNCKVLLTGASGGIGQALVEQLCAAGAEVLAVGRDPGVPAGLMARFPGRVRHVAADLADAAGLDAVAAAAQAWGWVDCVIHAAGVNRFGLLEQQDDAALAQQVTLNLLVPMQLTRRLLPLLRQPRRALLMFVGSTFGTIGFPGFSAYSASKFGLRGFAEALRRELTDSGIRVLYLAPRATRTAMNADAVVAMNAELGVAMDAPQQVAAQIVQALRDEAPERALGWPEKLFVRLNRLLPRVVDRALRKQLPTVKRFAAAQGEGGRR
- a CDS encoding response regulator translates to MRILLVEDDEALGEGIRVALKPEHYTVDWARDGASALHALTHEDFGLAILDLGLPRMDGLEVLRRLRAAANPIPVLVLTARDATADRIAGLDAGADDYLVKPFDVDELKARIRALLRRSVNRAQPALHYRDVSLDPVAQQVSYRGQPVALQRKEFLLLHELLAQPGRVLTRDRLQQVLYGWDEEAESNALEVHIHHLRKKLFPELIRTVRGVGYLVDKA
- a CDS encoding periplasmic heavy metal sensor, with the protein product MKPTALRLALLLSLALNLGVVGTIALDRLRPPAPAPKPPLHRILGLDEAQRARWEAAERPFLQQFDAASAQLERHRSALVEALFAEPIDTARIESERAAIAALQQQQQALIIEQLIAERAILDAPQRAQLLQLLLAQPAAGSGVEDLHGR
- a CDS encoding iron-containing redox enzyme family protein; translated protein: MNFFQTLQDLTAAERDCLLAAPVLHRAVTGTLPRHTYVAFLTEAYHHVKHTVPLLMACGARLPERHEWLRSAIAEYIEEELGHQEWILNDLAACGVDPETVRHGQPALPTELMVAYVYDRIARDNPVSFFGMVNVLEGTSIALATRAASAIRGSLGLPPAAFSYLNSHGSLDQEHIRFFEGLMNRLDAEEDREAVVHTARVVYRLYGDMFRSLPLAR
- a CDS encoding YceI family protein: MNRIAKLTAALIVSAAATSAFAAPETYAIDGTHTFPNFSYSHFGLTTQISKFEKTTGTVTLDKEAKTGAVDITIDMTSVNTGYETFNGHIQGEDFLDTAKYPTATFKSTKVTFDGDKPATIDGELTIKGVTKPVTLKVSHFVTMPHPMLKKDTIGANASTVIKRSEFNAGKYAPNVGDEVTITVSLEAIKN
- a CDS encoding YceI family protein, producing MKRIALALFSTFAIATTAHAVEYNQVQADKSRIAFGYQQMGVSMDGSFKKFASELHFDPAAPEAAKARIEIELASIDTGSEEGDEEAARKTWFDFASFPTARFESTAVKALGGNKYEVAGKLTIKGTTKDVVVPATFADQGKAGVFEGSLTIQRGDFSVGEGAWKAFDIVANDVVIKFSITAAAK